In the genome of Bacillus solimangrovi, one region contains:
- the remA gene encoding extracellular matrix/biofilm regulator RemA — protein sequence MGIKLINIGFGNIVSANRIISIVSPESAPIKRIITEARERNMLIDATYGRRTRAVIIADSDHVILSAVQPETVAQRLANKDDISEEG from the coding sequence ATGGGGATTAAGTTAATAAATATCGGGTTTGGTAACATTGTTTCTGCAAACCGCATTATTTCAATTGTTAGTCCAGAATCAGCTCCCATTAAGCGAATTATCACTGAAGCACGCGAGCGCAACATGTTAATTGATGCAACATATGGTCGTAGAACGAGAGCTGTTATCATTGCTGATAGTGATCATGTTATTCTTTCTGCTGTTCAGCCTGAAACGGTTGCTCAACGTCTAGCAAATAAAGATGATATATCTGAAGAGGGGTAG
- a CDS encoding cation-translocating P-type ATPase, whose protein sequence is MKWYESDVDAVEELVHTDKQNGLSESEAKKRISKFGYNQLAEGKKVSALSLFLSQFKDFMVFVLLVATFISGLLGEYIDAVAISAIIFLNALLGYYQERRAEKSLEALKQLSSPQTTVLRDGEWRKVPSQELVVGDIVKFTSGSRIGADLRLIRSDGVEIEESALTGESVPVSKQVERIEGDLVELGDQANIAFMGTLVTRGSGVGIVIGTGMNTAMGQIAGLLESAPQQVTPLQRRLEQLGKILIVCALGLTVLVVALGIMQGHDMYKMFLAGVSLAVAAIPEGLPAIVTVALSLGVQRMIKRKAIVRRLSAVETLGCASVICSDKTGTMTQNKMTVTTIYASGKKWSVTGTGYQPEGCFFNGGTEIRVSQEKALQQLLSFGLLVNHANIAEKNAEYVLDGDPTEGALVVAAMKAGLSREPLLEQYTVVHEFPFDSKRKMMSMVVEDENGDRYVVTKGAPDILLQKSEWALWHERKQPMSAKIKKSLEGSIESMGGQALRTIAVGFKPLRSKHESYTINSLEKDLIFVGLFGMIDPPRPEVKNAIRECREAGIKTVMITGDHAITATAIASSLDLLPPGGRVMDGYELSQLSVDELEDVVEDVYVFARVSPEHKLKIVQALQQRGHITAMTGDGVNDAPAIKAADIGISMGTTGTDVAKEASALVLMDDNFATIKEAIKEGRNIYENIRKFIRYLLASNVGEILVMLFAMLMALPLPLVPIQILWVNLVTDGLPAMALGMDKPEGDVMKRNPRHPREGVFSRGLGWKVLSRGFLIGLVTLLVFLFTYRGGQNELIHAQTAAFATLVMAQLIHVFDCRSDYSVYHRNPFGNVYLLFAVVSSILLMMAVIYYPPLQPIFHTVSLAAHDWLLILGLAGIPTFVFAGKLLSNK, encoded by the coding sequence ATGAAATGGTATGAAAGTGATGTAGACGCGGTCGAGGAACTTGTTCATACGGATAAGCAAAATGGCTTGTCAGAAAGCGAAGCGAAAAAGCGTATTAGTAAATTTGGTTATAACCAACTAGCTGAAGGAAAAAAGGTGTCTGCGTTATCTTTGTTTCTTTCACAATTTAAAGATTTTATGGTGTTTGTGTTACTAGTCGCAACGTTTATTTCAGGTTTGCTCGGAGAATACATAGATGCTGTTGCGATATCGGCGATCATATTTTTGAATGCCTTACTAGGCTATTATCAGGAACGTCGAGCTGAAAAATCTCTTGAAGCGCTAAAACAACTATCATCACCACAAACAACAGTGTTACGAGATGGAGAGTGGAGGAAGGTTCCATCACAAGAGTTAGTTGTCGGTGACATTGTCAAGTTCACAAGTGGAAGTCGAATTGGTGCTGACTTAAGGCTGATAAGATCGGATGGTGTTGAAATTGAAGAGTCAGCCTTAACTGGAGAGTCAGTACCTGTTTCAAAGCAAGTAGAACGAATCGAAGGAGATTTAGTGGAACTTGGTGACCAAGCTAACATTGCCTTTATGGGAACGCTTGTAACCCGAGGTAGTGGAGTAGGTATCGTTATTGGCACGGGTATGAATACGGCGATGGGACAAATTGCAGGTTTGTTGGAATCAGCACCACAACAAGTGACACCTCTGCAACGTAGGCTCGAGCAGTTAGGTAAAATTCTTATCGTTTGCGCACTAGGGTTAACCGTACTAGTTGTTGCATTAGGGATCATGCAAGGACATGACATGTATAAAATGTTTCTGGCCGGAGTTTCGTTAGCAGTTGCAGCGATACCAGAAGGTTTGCCTGCGATTGTTACAGTTGCACTCTCATTAGGGGTACAACGCATGATTAAGCGAAAAGCGATTGTACGAAGACTAAGCGCTGTTGAAACGTTAGGTTGTGCCAGTGTAATTTGTTCAGATAAGACAGGTACGATGACACAAAATAAAATGACAGTTACAACGATTTATGCATCAGGTAAAAAATGGTCTGTAACTGGCACCGGTTATCAGCCAGAAGGATGTTTTTTTAATGGTGGAACGGAAATTCGTGTCTCACAAGAGAAAGCCCTTCAACAACTGCTTTCATTTGGATTATTAGTTAACCATGCAAATATAGCTGAAAAAAATGCAGAGTATGTCTTAGATGGAGACCCAACTGAAGGTGCTCTTGTAGTCGCAGCTATGAAGGCAGGGTTGAGTCGTGAACCATTATTAGAACAATATACGGTAGTACATGAGTTTCCATTTGATTCAAAACGAAAAATGATGAGTATGGTTGTTGAAGATGAGAACGGAGACCGATATGTTGTGACGAAGGGTGCGCCTGATATTCTCTTACAGAAAAGTGAATGGGCGTTGTGGCACGAACGTAAGCAACCGATGTCAGCCAAAATTAAGAAATCACTTGAAGGATCGATCGAATCAATGGGAGGGCAAGCATTACGCACAATTGCCGTAGGGTTTAAACCTCTTCGATCTAAGCATGAGTCTTACACGATAAATTCTTTAGAAAAAGATCTAATTTTTGTTGGGTTATTCGGTATGATTGATCCACCTCGACCAGAGGTAAAAAATGCCATTCGTGAGTGTCGTGAGGCTGGGATTAAGACTGTCATGATTACTGGTGATCATGCAATCACTGCTACAGCGATCGCCTCATCTTTAGATCTTCTTCCACCTGGTGGAAGAGTGATGGATGGTTATGAATTATCACAGCTTTCAGTCGATGAATTAGAAGATGTTGTTGAAGATGTATATGTATTTGCACGTGTTTCACCTGAACATAAATTAAAAATTGTGCAAGCACTGCAACAAAGAGGACATATTACTGCAATGACAGGTGACGGGGTGAACGATGCACCTGCAATTAAAGCGGCTGATATAGGGATATCGATGGGAACAACAGGAACAGATGTAGCTAAAGAAGCTTCAGCGTTAGTTTTAATGGATGACAATTTTGCTACAATAAAAGAAGCGATAAAAGAAGGACGGAACATTTATGAAAATATACGGAAATTTATACGTTATTTACTGGCATCAAACGTAGGAGAAATTTTGGTGATGTTATTTGCGATGTTAATGGCATTACCATTACCTCTTGTACCTATTCAGATTTTATGGGTAAATCTCGTAACAGACGGTCTTCCTGCGATGGCACTTGGAATGGATAAACCTGAAGGTGATGTTATGAAACGAAACCCACGTCATCCTAGGGAAGGAGTGTTTTCCAGAGGACTAGGCTGGAAGGTGTTGAGTAGAGGCTTTTTAATTGGACTCGTAACATTGCTCGTATTTTTATTTACGTATCGCGGAGGACAGAATGAACTAATACACGCACAGACAGCAGCATTTGCAACTCTTGTTATGGCTCAACTGATCCACGTGTTTGATTGTAGAAGTGATTATTCTGTATATCATCGGAACCCATTTGGTAACGTGTATCTCTTATTTGCTGTCGTTTCATCAATACTGCTTATGATGGCTGTAATTTACTATCCGCCACTTCAACCAATATTCCATACGGTTTCATTAGCGGCTCATGATTGGTTATTAATCCTTGGACTTGCAGGTATACCGACATTCGTTTTCGCTGGTAAGTTATTATCGAATAAATAA
- the coaBC gene encoding bifunctional phosphopantothenoylcysteine decarboxylase/phosphopantothenate--cysteine ligase CoaBC, with protein sequence MNGKHILLCVTGGIAVYKAVALVSKLTQAGFQVKVLMSESAQQFVTPLTFQSMSRQHVYTDTFDEKDPQGIAHIDLADWADLVVVAPATANVIGKYANGIADNMITTTLLATTAPVWIAPAMNVHMYDHQAVKDNINRLYERGIQFIEPSEGYLACGYVGKGRLEEPEKITAIISSYFNEKEKQPLKGRNVLITAGPTREKIDPIRFFTNHSSGKMGYALAQAASKLGANVILVSGPTNLTPPSNVKTINVNTAQEMYDAVMEHANASEVIIGAAAVADYRPRQVYDEKMKKKDGSMIIEFERTQDILKTLGQQKMNQILVGFAAETERLEEYALKKLQSKNADLIVANNVSEKDAGFATDTNRISIFNRNGINKVLPLLTKEQASIEILKEVEQLLEEVEYENRESNR encoded by the coding sequence ATGAACGGAAAACATATTTTATTATGTGTAACTGGAGGCATTGCGGTCTACAAAGCAGTTGCTCTTGTCAGTAAACTTACCCAAGCCGGTTTTCAAGTGAAGGTGCTCATGAGTGAATCTGCACAACAGTTTGTAACACCTTTAACGTTTCAATCCATGTCACGTCAACACGTTTACACGGACACGTTTGATGAAAAGGACCCACAAGGGATAGCCCATATTGATTTAGCAGATTGGGCTGACCTCGTTGTTGTAGCTCCTGCAACAGCAAATGTTATTGGGAAATATGCAAATGGAATTGCCGATAACATGATTACGACAACATTACTTGCTACTACTGCACCTGTATGGATTGCTCCTGCAATGAATGTTCATATGTATGACCACCAAGCAGTTAAAGACAACATTAATCGTTTGTATGAGCGAGGGATTCAATTCATTGAACCAAGTGAGGGATATTTAGCGTGTGGTTATGTTGGGAAAGGTCGATTAGAAGAACCAGAGAAGATTACTGCAATTATCAGTAGTTATTTTAATGAAAAAGAAAAACAACCATTGAAAGGTAGGAACGTATTAATTACAGCTGGTCCAACACGTGAGAAAATCGACCCGATTCGTTTTTTTACAAACCATTCGTCTGGAAAAATGGGCTATGCTCTAGCTCAGGCTGCTAGTAAGTTAGGTGCTAATGTAATACTTGTATCTGGTCCAACAAACTTAACTCCACCCTCAAATGTAAAAACTATTAATGTGAATACAGCTCAAGAGATGTACGATGCTGTGATGGAACATGCAAATGCGAGTGAAGTTATAATAGGAGCAGCTGCTGTAGCTGATTATCGTCCAAGACAAGTTTATGATGAAAAAATGAAGAAAAAAGATGGTTCGATGATAATTGAATTTGAACGGACTCAGGATATTTTAAAGACACTAGGTCAACAAAAAATGAATCAAATTTTAGTAGGGTTCGCAGCTGAAACGGAACGACTTGAAGAATATGCGTTGAAAAAGTTACAATCGAAAAACGCAGATCTCATCGTTGCGAACAATGTTAGTGAGAAAGATGCTGGTTTTGCAACAGATACGAATCGTATTTCGATTTTTAATCGGAACGGGATTAATAAAGTTTTGCCTCTCTTAACAAAAGAGCAGGCGTCAATTGAAATATTAAAAGAAGTTGAACAATTGCTTGAGGAAGTGGAGTATGAAAATCGCGAAAGTAATCGTTGA
- the rsmB gene encoding 16S rRNA (cytosine(967)-C(5))-methyltransferase RsmB translates to MKNNVRSVCLDILDKIEKNQSYSNLLLNQAIEKSRLNSKDAALLTEIVYGTIQRKLTLDYYLSPFLTKAKKLQPWVRQLLRLSLYQMVYLDRVPERAVIHEAVEIAKHKGHRGISGMVNGVLRNIQRTGIADPEKISDPIERISIATSHPKWLVEKWVQQYGEEITRDMCEQNLLPPSNTARVNIQKATVSEVLTMLKQAGIEAEKGLLSEDAIVIKSGNVAKTTAFKEGYLSIQDESSMLVARALDIKPGQTVLDACAAPGGKTAHIAERLLGVGSVMSVDLHDHKVKLIAQQVHRLGLDNVNAMQGDSRKLHEKFGPESFERVLVDAPCSGFGVMRRKPDLKYAKTAEDVQRLANIQLDILEAASQTVKKGGLLVYSTCTIDLEENDQVISTFLRKHAEFELDTTLSSRMPAVLREHCESGKIQILSHEYDSDGFFIATLRKKV, encoded by the coding sequence ATGAAAAATAATGTTCGATCAGTTTGCCTCGACATCTTAGATAAAATTGAAAAAAATCAATCTTATAGTAATTTACTGCTAAATCAAGCAATTGAGAAATCTCGTTTGAATAGTAAGGATGCAGCGTTATTAACAGAAATTGTATACGGTACAATTCAACGAAAGTTAACACTTGATTACTATCTTTCCCCATTTTTAACGAAGGCTAAGAAACTACAACCGTGGGTACGACAGTTATTAAGATTATCTCTGTATCAAATGGTCTATCTTGATCGAGTACCAGAACGTGCTGTTATCCATGAAGCAGTCGAAATTGCAAAACATAAAGGTCATCGAGGAATTTCCGGAATGGTTAATGGTGTGTTAAGAAATATACAACGTACTGGCATCGCTGATCCTGAAAAGATATCAGATCCAATTGAACGAATCAGTATCGCAACTAGTCATCCAAAGTGGTTAGTTGAAAAATGGGTCCAACAATACGGAGAAGAAATTACGAGAGACATGTGTGAACAAAACCTTCTTCCACCTTCAAATACAGCAAGGGTCAATATTCAAAAAGCAACGGTTTCTGAAGTGTTAACGATGCTTAAACAAGCTGGAATTGAAGCAGAGAAGGGACTCCTATCAGAAGATGCGATTGTTATAAAATCTGGTAATGTAGCAAAAACCACAGCATTTAAAGAGGGGTATTTAAGTATTCAAGATGAAAGTTCTATGCTTGTAGCAAGAGCTTTAGACATAAAACCTGGACAAACTGTTCTTGATGCTTGTGCTGCCCCAGGTGGAAAAACAGCACATATTGCTGAACGTTTGTTAGGTGTAGGAAGTGTCATGTCTGTTGATTTACATGATCATAAAGTAAAATTAATAGCTCAACAAGTACATCGACTAGGGTTAGATAATGTGAATGCTATGCAAGGAGATAGTCGTAAACTTCATGAGAAATTTGGACCAGAATCATTTGAGCGGGTGCTTGTAGATGCGCCTTGTAGTGGTTTTGGTGTTATGCGTCGTAAGCCAGATTTGAAATATGCAAAAACAGCTGAAGATGTGCAACGTTTAGCAAACATCCAGCTTGATATTCTTGAAGCAGCTTCCCAAACTGTAAAAAAAGGTGGACTGCTTGTCTATAGTACATGTACGATTGATTTAGAAGAAAATGACCAAGTTATTTCAACATTTCTTCGTAAGCATGCTGAATTTGAATTAGATACTACATTATCTAGTCGAATGCCAGCAGTACTTCGAGAACATTGTGAAAGTGGTAAAATTCAAATTTTATCACATGAATATGATAGTGATGGTTTCTTCATTGCAACTTTACGAAAGAAGGTATAA
- the gmk gene encoding guanylate kinase: MKQRGILYVLSGPSGVGKGTVRKALFERDTHLQYSISMTSRSPREGEIDGGDYFFKKREDFEQLIKDNKLLEWAEYVGNYYGTPIDYVEQTLDEGQDVFLEIEVQGAMQVKKVFPEAVFIFLIPPSLEELKNRILGRGTETEDLVNNRLSAAKVEIEMMNAYDYVVVNEKVEHAVERVEAIVHAEHFRRTRVEKQYRKLLEVE, translated from the coding sequence ATTAAGCAAAGAGGGATTTTATACGTGCTTTCTGGGCCTTCAGGTGTTGGAAAAGGCACAGTCCGAAAAGCGCTTTTTGAGAGGGATACCCACTTGCAATACTCAATTTCAATGACATCACGTTCGCCACGTGAAGGTGAAATTGATGGTGGTGATTATTTTTTCAAGAAAAGGGAAGACTTTGAACAGTTAATTAAAGACAATAAGTTACTGGAATGGGCTGAATATGTAGGCAATTATTATGGAACACCGATTGACTATGTAGAACAAACATTAGACGAAGGTCAAGATGTTTTTCTGGAAATTGAAGTGCAAGGTGCGATGCAAGTGAAGAAAGTATTTCCAGAAGCAGTATTTATCTTTTTAATTCCACCTAGCCTAGAAGAATTAAAAAATCGCATTTTAGGACGTGGGACGGAAACCGAAGATTTAGTAAATAATCGTTTATCAGCTGCAAAGGTTGAAATTGAGATGATGAACGCCTATGATTATGTAGTAGTAAATGAAAAAGTAGAACATGCAGTTGAACGTGTAGAAGCGATTGTTCACGCTGAGCATTTCCGCAGAACACGTGTTGAAAAACAATATAGAAAATTGCTGGAGGTAGAATAA
- the fmt gene encoding methionyl-tRNA formyltransferase → MTKIVFMGTPDFSVPVLRQLITEGYEVVAVVTQPDRPKGRKRVMTPPPVKVEAQKHGIPVLQPEKIRNKEELDKVLNFEPELIVTAAFGQILPKELLEAPKFGCINVHASLLPKLRGGAPIHYSIIEGHEKSGVTIMYMVEKLDAGDMLSNVEVPIDERDDVGSLHDKLSEAGAKLLLETIPQLLKGEIQPQKQEEQEVTFALNIKREQEEIDWTKKGEEIYNHIRGLRPWPVAFTTLAGKVMKVWWGEKLPSSVSGQPGEIIARDEDGIIVATGNHTAIKLTEIQPSGKKRMTTKDYLLGSGANLKVGTVLGDHDEK, encoded by the coding sequence ATGACAAAGATTGTATTTATGGGTACGCCGGACTTTTCTGTTCCGGTGTTAAGACAACTAATTACTGAAGGCTATGAGGTTGTAGCAGTAGTGACACAGCCTGACAGACCAAAGGGTAGAAAGCGTGTTATGACACCTCCGCCAGTAAAGGTAGAAGCACAAAAACATGGTATACCAGTGTTGCAACCTGAAAAAATTCGTAATAAAGAAGAACTGGATAAAGTATTAAATTTCGAGCCAGAACTAATTGTAACGGCAGCTTTTGGACAAATCTTACCAAAAGAGCTGTTAGAGGCTCCGAAATTCGGCTGTATTAATGTACATGCATCACTTCTACCTAAGTTACGTGGAGGAGCGCCGATCCATTATTCAATTATAGAAGGACATGAGAAATCAGGTGTAACCATTATGTATATGGTTGAGAAGCTTGATGCTGGTGATATGCTTTCAAATGTCGAAGTACCGATTGATGAACGAGATGATGTCGGTAGTCTTCATGATAAGTTAAGTGAAGCTGGTGCAAAGTTATTACTTGAAACAATACCTCAGTTGTTAAAAGGTGAAATACAACCACAAAAACAAGAAGAACAAGAAGTTACATTTGCATTGAATATTAAACGAGAGCAAGAGGAGATTGATTGGACAAAAAAAGGAGAAGAAATTTATAATCACATCCGTGGTCTTAGACCTTGGCCTGTTGCATTTACGACACTTGCTGGGAAGGTTATGAAAGTATGGTGGGGAGAAAAATTACCATCATCTGTATCTGGTCAACCAGGTGAAATAATTGCACGTGATGAAGATGGTATTATTGTAGCTACTGGTAATCATACAGCGATTAAACTTACAGAAATTCAACCTTCTGGTAAGAAAAGAATGACTACAAAAGATTATTTGCTCGGTTCTGGTGCAAACCTGAAAGTGGGTACTGTGTTAGGAGATCATGATGAAAAATAA
- the rpoZ gene encoding DNA-directed RNA polymerase subunit omega has product MLNPSIDELMKKINSKYTLVTVSSRRAREIQNDGNPLVARPTSKKFVGTALEEINEGKLYFLRENE; this is encoded by the coding sequence ATGTTGAACCCTTCCATTGACGAGTTGATGAAGAAAATCAATTCAAAATATACGCTTGTTACTGTTTCATCAAGACGTGCTCGCGAAATTCAAAACGATGGTAATCCATTAGTTGCTCGTCCAACTTCAAAGAAGTTTGTCGGTACAGCACTTGAAGAAATTAACGAAGGAAAGCTTTATTTTTTGAGAGAGAATGAATAA
- the priA gene encoding primosomal protein N', protein MKIAKVIVDVASNQTDRPFDYLIPALWTETARRGMRVIVPFGPRKVQGFIVDVTDTTDVGKLKEIESFLDVTPVINEELLKMSYWLADQTLCFRISALQAMLPAAMKSKYEKVITLADCSELNDLPDNLRPFFKDQRIVKWKEIEQVKGIITDVQRAVSLHLLEIIYVTKAHTKKKTIRTIEPVSTEKLTQGMQGLSKHAKKQIQVVEYFIENPNAIPLAQLVNTLNTTDAPVKALIEKGLLKETSEEVYRDPFQNRTFKKTERLDLTEQQQRALNPINETVENNKHEVFLVYGVTGSGKTEVYLQAIEAVLEQGKEAIVLVPEISLTPMMVERFKGRFGDQVAVLHSALSAGEKYDEWRKILRKEVKVVVGARSAIFAPFENIGIIIIDEEHESSYKQEENPRYHARDAAIYRGEYHRCPVILGSATPALESFARAQKGVYKLLSLTKRIQAREMPKVEIIDMREELHSGNRSMFSTRLFDQLKDRLERGEQSVLFLNRRGFSTFVICRDCGFVIECPHCDISLTYHKRGHQLKCHYCSYEQSMPTVCPECSGEHIRFFGTGTQKVEEELAKVLPEAKVIRMDVDTTRKKGAHEKLLTAFGQKKADILLGTQMIAKGLDFPDVTLVGVLAADAMLHIPDFRASEKTFQLLTQVSGRAGRHKLPGEVVIQTYTPEHYSVTAAAQHDFDRFYEQEMLLRKRVQYPPYYYITLITVSHPEVTKAAGVTDKIAEFLRSQLSSQAIILGPVTSAIARVKDRYRYQCMIKYKSEPNLLEALHAIMERYKQEISRSELQVSIDLNPYMMM, encoded by the coding sequence ATGAAAATCGCGAAAGTAATCGTTGATGTCGCCTCTAATCAGACAGATCGCCCATTCGATTATCTTATTCCAGCTCTATGGACTGAGACAGCAAGGCGAGGAATGAGAGTAATCGTACCTTTTGGGCCACGAAAGGTGCAAGGATTTATCGTTGATGTAACAGATACAACTGATGTAGGGAAGCTGAAAGAAATTGAATCATTTCTTGATGTTACACCTGTTATTAATGAAGAACTATTAAAGATGAGTTATTGGTTAGCTGATCAAACGTTGTGCTTCAGAATTTCAGCGTTACAAGCGATGCTTCCTGCTGCAATGAAATCAAAATATGAAAAAGTTATCACTTTGGCTGATTGCTCGGAACTAAACGATTTACCAGATAATCTAAGACCATTTTTCAAAGACCAGCGTATAGTGAAATGGAAGGAAATAGAGCAAGTAAAGGGTATTATAACTGATGTTCAGCGTGCGGTTAGTTTACATTTGCTTGAAATTATTTATGTAACGAAAGCACATACAAAGAAAAAAACGATCCGAACGATTGAACCTGTATCAACAGAGAAATTAACACAAGGCATGCAAGGGCTGTCTAAACATGCGAAAAAACAAATACAAGTAGTAGAATATTTTATAGAGAATCCCAATGCTATTCCGCTGGCACAATTAGTAAATACGTTAAACACTACAGATGCTCCAGTTAAAGCACTAATTGAGAAAGGGTTGTTGAAGGAAACATCTGAGGAAGTTTATCGTGACCCTTTTCAAAATCGTACTTTTAAGAAAACAGAACGGCTTGATTTAACAGAACAACAGCAACGAGCGTTAAATCCAATAAATGAAACAGTTGAGAACAATAAACATGAGGTTTTTCTTGTATATGGAGTAACAGGCAGTGGGAAAACAGAGGTATATCTTCAAGCGATTGAAGCTGTTCTTGAACAAGGCAAAGAAGCAATTGTGCTCGTTCCGGAAATTTCTCTAACTCCAATGATGGTCGAACGTTTTAAAGGTCGTTTTGGTGATCAAGTAGCTGTCCTTCACAGTGCGCTGTCTGCAGGTGAAAAGTATGATGAGTGGCGTAAAATTTTACGTAAGGAAGTAAAGGTTGTAGTAGGGGCGCGCTCCGCCATTTTTGCTCCTTTTGAAAATATAGGAATTATCATAATTGATGAAGAACATGAATCAAGCTACAAACAAGAAGAGAATCCACGTTATCATGCGAGAGATGCAGCAATATATCGTGGAGAGTACCATCGATGTCCTGTTATTTTAGGTAGTGCGACTCCAGCGTTAGAATCGTTTGCACGTGCGCAAAAAGGTGTATACAAACTGTTATCACTCACAAAACGTATTCAAGCGAGGGAAATGCCGAAAGTTGAAATTATTGATATGCGGGAAGAATTGCATAGCGGCAATCGTTCAATGTTCTCAACACGTCTATTTGATCAATTGAAAGATCGTTTAGAAAGAGGAGAACAATCGGTACTTTTTTTGAATCGACGTGGTTTTTCGACTTTTGTCATCTGTCGTGATTGTGGGTTTGTAATTGAATGTCCACATTGTGATATTTCCTTAACGTATCACAAGCGGGGACACCAACTGAAGTGTCATTATTGCTCATATGAACAGTCAATGCCAACAGTATGTCCAGAATGTAGTGGAGAACATATCCGTTTTTTTGGAACAGGTACTCAAAAGGTAGAAGAAGAGCTAGCAAAGGTATTACCTGAAGCAAAGGTTATTCGAATGGATGTAGATACAACTCGTAAAAAAGGTGCTCATGAGAAGTTATTAACTGCATTTGGACAGAAGAAGGCAGATATTTTGCTTGGTACACAAATGATAGCGAAAGGATTAGATTTTCCAGATGTCACACTCGTTGGTGTACTAGCAGCAGATGCAATGTTACATATTCCTGACTTTCGTGCTTCAGAAAAGACGTTTCAATTATTAACTCAAGTAAGTGGTCGAGCTGGTCGTCATAAGTTACCTGGTGAAGTTGTTATACAAACGTACACTCCAGAACATTATAGTGTAACAGCTGCGGCTCAACACGATTTTGACCGTTTTTATGAACAAGAAATGTTATTGAGGAAACGTGTGCAATATCCACCATATTATTACATAACTCTTATCACTGTTTCTCATCCTGAAGTAACAAAAGCTGCAGGAGTGACAGACAAAATAGCAGAGTTTTTAAGGTCTCAATTATCAAGTCAGGCGATTATACTTGGCCCAGTTACCTCAGCTATTGCAAGGGTGAAAGATAGATATCGTTATCAATGCATGATAAAATACAAAAGTGAACCGAATTTACTAGAGGCGTTGCATGCAATAATGGAACGTTATAAGCAAGAAATTAGTCGTTCAGAGTTACAAGTTTCAATTGATTTGAATCCATACATGATGATGTGA
- a CDS encoding YicC/YloC family endoribonuclease: protein MIVSMTGYGRYKTQTDTMTVTVEMKSVNHRFCEIAVRIPRQFIMFEDKMKRIVKKHVQRGRVDIFVTIEGSSVTTKSLEVDWALAEQFHTALRETKKKFELDGDVSIDQFVHYPDLFIVNETEDDIAQLEDIFLETTQAAAEQLTSMRQKEGYSLADDISERLLTINNIVTNLFTYANQVEVKYREKLLRKVTEFTTGTIEMDEGRILTEVALFADRADISEELTRLRSHIGQFQQSLKSDSSVGRKLDFLCQEMNREMNTIGAKANDVTISQQVVELKSTLEKIKEQVQNIE from the coding sequence ATGATTGTAAGTATGACAGGTTATGGACGTTATAAAACACAAACCGATACTATGACAGTTACAGTTGAAATGAAATCTGTTAATCACCGTTTTTGTGAAATTGCGGTTAGAATACCACGACAGTTTATAATGTTTGAAGACAAAATGAAGCGCATTGTAAAAAAGCATGTACAACGAGGTCGAGTTGATATATTTGTAACGATAGAAGGAAGCAGCGTTACAACAAAAAGTTTGGAAGTAGATTGGGCATTAGCTGAGCAATTTCACACAGCATTAAGAGAAACGAAGAAGAAGTTTGAGCTTGATGGTGACGTGTCAATAGACCAGTTTGTACACTATCCAGATTTATTTATCGTTAATGAGACAGAAGACGATATAGCACAATTAGAAGATATTTTTCTGGAAACGACTCAAGCTGCTGCAGAACAACTAACTTCAATGCGTCAAAAGGAAGGTTATTCATTGGCCGATGATATATCAGAACGGCTGCTAACTATTAATAATATTGTAACAAACTTATTTACATACGCTAATCAAGTAGAAGTTAAGTATCGTGAAAAATTACTTAGAAAAGTTACAGAATTCACCACAGGTACGATTGAAATGGATGAAGGACGCATATTGACAGAAGTGGCACTCTTTGCTGATAGAGCTGATATTTCTGAAGAACTGACTCGATTGAGAAGCCATATTGGGCAGTTTCAACAGTCGTTAAAATCAGATAGCTCTGTAGGAAGAAAACTTGATTTTCTATGTCAGGAAATGAATAGAGAGATGAATACCATCGGAGCAAAAGCCAACGATGTCACTATAAGTCAGCAAGTGGTTGAACTTAAGAGCACGCTTGAAAAGATCAAAGAACAAGTCCAAAATATCGAATAA